A window of Micromonospora sp. WMMC415 genomic DNA:
CGCCGCCAGTGCCGCGTACCGGATGCCACGCGGTGAACGCCGGCTCACCCGTCTGCCGTCGATCGGCATCTACTTCTCCTCTGGACCAAGGTTTGCGCATCGCGTACGACGTATCCGTTTCGACGGGAACGTCGCGGCCATGCCTGTGCTGGACGCCGGCGGGGTTCACCGGCCGTCTCGGTACACAGGTCACCAGAGGTGGTGTTATGGGGCGGTGAGCAGAGTTCCTCACATCCCGCTAACATCATCTAAAGTCGATGTATTTACTGATTCTTCAGGTGCAGTCGTGGGCATGCCCGCAGGGCGTCACGGGCGGGGCAGGATCACGCGCACGGACAGGCCGCCGTCGGGACGGGGGGTGGCCAGCGCGTCGCCGCCGTGAGCCTGGGCGACCGCCCGCACGATGGACAGGCCCAGACCGCTGCCCCGGGCCGAACCCACCCGATCGGTGAGCCGGCGGAACGGCTCGAACAGCACCGGCACCTCGTGCGGCGAGATCAGTGCGCCCGTGTTGGTCACGATGATCTCGGCCTGCCGGACCTCGGCCAGGGTCTGCACCCACACGAAGCCGTGCGGGTGGTTGTAGCGGACCGCGTTGTCGACCAGGTTGCGGATCAACTGCTCCAGCAGGATCGGGTCGCCGACCACCGGCGCCGCCGCGAGTTGCGCCTGGACCTGCACCCGCTGCTCCGCGGCCGCCTTCGCGGTGACCTCGAGCGCATACCCCGCCAGTTGCGCCAGGTCGACCGACCGCCGGTCGGTGACTGCCTCCTCCGCCCTGGCCAGGGTGAGCAGCGAATCGATCAGCCGTTCGTGGCGCAGGTTGACCGCGAGCAGGGTGTCGCCCAGCTGCCTGACCTCGGCCGGGCTGTCCGGGCGGCCCATCGCAACCTCGACCAGGGTGCGGTTGAGCGCGATTGGGGTCTTCAGCTCGTGTGCGGCGTTGGCGATGAACCGGCCCTGCCCGGCGAATGCCCCGTCGAGGCGGTCCAGCATGCTGTCGAACGAATCGGCCAGGCTCTTCACCTCGCCCGGCGGGGCGTCCAGGTCGATGCGCTTGTGCAGGGTGCGCCCCGCGATCCGGTGCGCGGTCTTGGTGATCATGCTGAGCGGGCGCAGCAGCCGCCCGGCGACGAACCAGCCCGCCGCGGTGACCAGCACCCACACCGCCAGCAGCGTCATCCCGCCCTTGAACAGCAGGTTCGCCTGCATCGAATCCATGATCGCCTGCTTGGAGACGAAACTGCGCTCGATGTGCTCACTCGCGACCGCCTGTTGCTCCGGCGGGAGCAGCCCGTACTTTTCGTTGTACGCGACGTTCAGGCTGAACTCCATGCTGTTGTCGACCAGGATCAGCATGCCCGCCAGCACCGCCCCGCCCGCCAGGGCGAACAGCAGGCTGAACACGACGGTCAGCCGGACCCGCAGGCTGCCGCGCCACTCGCGCATCAGCGGATCCGGTAGCCGACGGCGGTGACCGTCTCGATCGGCTGCGGCTCGCCCAGCTTGCGGCGCAGCCCGCTGATGGTGACCCGGACGATGGTGGTGAACGGGTCCATGTGCTCGTCCCAGACCTTTTCCAGCAGCGTCTCGGCCGACACCACCGCGCCTCCGGCCCGCAGTAGCTCCTCCAGCACCGCGAACTCACGACGGGACAGGCTGACGTAGCGGCCGTCACGGTAGGTCTCGCGGTGGTGCGGGTCGAGCCGGATGCCGGCCCGTTCCAGCACCGGCGGCGTCGCCGGTCGGGCGCGCCGGCCGAGCGCCCGCACCCGGGCCACCAGCTCGGCGAACGCGAACGGCTTCGACAGGTAGTCGTCGGCACCGAGGCTGAGCCCGGCGACCCGCTCGGCCACCGTCACCGACACGGTGAGCATCAGCACCCGCACGTCCAGGCCCTGCGCCACGACCTGGCGGCACACCTCGTCGCCGTGCACCCGGGGCAGGTCGCGGTCGAGGACCACCACGTCGTACGCGTTGACGGCGAGCTTCTCCAGTGCCGTCGCCCCGTCGTAGGCGACGTCGACGGCGATGGCCTCCTGCCGCAGCCCCTCGGCGACGGCCTCAGCCATCAGCACCTCATCCTCCACGACCAGGACCCGCACCCCGCCACCTCTCGACCGAACCGCCGACCGACCGACCGCCAAGTATGCATGGGCGTTGTGAGCAGGGTGTGAGTGAATTGTCGTGACCGGGCGAAGCCGGTCGCAGACCGCCTGCGGGCCGGTCGGGTCATCGGTGGCGGCGAACCCTTTGGACAGCGCGGTGAAGCCGATGCCGGCCTTGCCCGCCTGCCGCGCGGCCCACTCATGCCCGTTGAGAAACCGCCAGATCTATTGAGCTACGAGCCGTCAGCAGGCCACGTCGATGCCCCGGGCGCGCAGGAACGG
This region includes:
- a CDS encoding HAMP domain-containing sensor histidine kinase, whose product is MREWRGSLRVRLTVVFSLLFALAGGAVLAGMLILVDNSMEFSLNVAYNEKYGLLPPEQQAVASEHIERSFVSKQAIMDSMQANLLFKGGMTLLAVWVLVTAAGWFVAGRLLRPLSMITKTAHRIAGRTLHKRIDLDAPPGEVKSLADSFDSMLDRLDGAFAGQGRFIANAAHELKTPIALNRTLVEVAMGRPDSPAEVRQLGDTLLAVNLRHERLIDSLLTLARAEEAVTDRRSVDLAQLAGYALEVTAKAAAEQRVQVQAQLAAAPVVGDPILLEQLIRNLVDNAVRYNHPHGFVWVQTLAEVRQAEIIVTNTGALISPHEVPVLFEPFRRLTDRVGSARGSGLGLSIVRAVAQAHGGDALATPRPDGGLSVRVILPRP
- a CDS encoding response regulator transcription factor; translated protein: MRVLVVEDEVLMAEAVAEGLRQEAIAVDVAYDGATALEKLAVNAYDVVVLDRDLPRVHGDEVCRQVVAQGLDVRVLMLTVSVTVAERVAGLSLGADDYLSKPFAFAELVARVRALGRRARPATPPVLERAGIRLDPHHRETYRDGRYVSLSRREFAVLEELLRAGGAVVSAETLLEKVWDEHMDPFTTIVRVTISGLRRKLGEPQPIETVTAVGYRIR